In a genomic window of Allomeiothermus silvanus DSM 9946:
- a CDS encoding nicotinate phosphoribosyltransferase yields the protein MSDAKRSDLTRGILFTDEYQLTMAQVYYRLGLAEKPALFEHFYRHNPDYGQHQAGYCIFAGLDPLLSWMQEERLDEDELEALRSQKSRSGKPLFDRDFLEYLRRHGSFEGLSLKAIAEGRVVHPYVPLAMIEGPLLQAQLLETILLNRLNFETLIATKASRVREAAGKSTVLDFGIRRAAGEAGNAATRACLIGGADRSSNVGMSHVLGLQAAGTHAHSLVQAFMALGMSELEAFRAFAEVYPDDTVLLVDTVDVLESGIPNAIQVFEELKRKGHQPVGIRLDSGDLAYLSIRAAQMLDKAGFPETAIVLSSELDELVIWQIHTQIRQEAPRYGVDADSLINRLVFGVGTRMVTSWGQPALGGVYKLVAVYDGGSWKPAIKVSESIEKILNPGQKRAWRIYDDRGLASADYLTLAEEDPRTEPTIILRHPTDPGKQRRLKQNQCTFELLHEEVFRGKRLFDPVPLEVLRQRRKADVERLDPGVRRLVNPHEYHVSLSPRLWTLKTQMVEGLNPNRL from the coding sequence ATGTCCGACGCCAAGCGTAGCGACCTCACCCGGGGGATCCTCTTCACCGACGAGTACCAGCTGACCATGGCCCAGGTCTACTACCGGCTGGGGCTGGCGGAAAAGCCCGCTTTGTTTGAGCACTTCTACCGCCATAACCCCGATTACGGCCAACATCAAGCGGGTTACTGCATCTTTGCCGGATTAGATCCCCTGCTTTCCTGGATGCAGGAGGAGCGCCTCGACGAGGACGAACTCGAGGCCCTCCGTAGCCAGAAGAGCCGCTCGGGAAAGCCGCTCTTCGACCGGGATTTCCTCGAGTACCTGAGGCGCCACGGCTCTTTCGAAGGGCTCTCGCTCAAGGCGATCGCCGAGGGTCGGGTGGTTCACCCCTACGTTCCCTTAGCGATGATCGAGGGGCCACTCTTGCAAGCCCAACTGCTCGAGACCATCCTGCTCAACCGGCTCAACTTCGAGACCCTGATCGCCACCAAAGCCAGCCGGGTGCGCGAGGCAGCGGGCAAGAGCACGGTACTGGATTTTGGGATCCGCCGGGCTGCGGGAGAAGCGGGAAATGCCGCAACCCGGGCCTGCCTGATAGGGGGTGCAGACCGCAGCTCCAACGTGGGCATGTCTCACGTCCTAGGCCTTCAGGCCGCCGGGACCCACGCCCACAGTCTGGTGCAGGCCTTTATGGCCCTGGGGATGAGCGAGCTGGAAGCCTTCCGGGCTTTCGCCGAGGTCTACCCCGACGACACGGTGCTGCTGGTAGACACCGTGGACGTGCTCGAGTCAGGGATTCCCAACGCCATCCAGGTCTTCGAGGAGCTAAAGCGCAAAGGGCACCAGCCGGTAGGGATCCGGCTCGACTCAGGCGATCTGGCCTACCTCTCCATCCGCGCCGCCCAGATGCTCGACAAGGCCGGTTTTCCCGAGACCGCCATCGTGCTCTCCTCCGAACTCGACGAGCTAGTAATCTGGCAGATCCATACCCAGATCCGCCAGGAGGCCCCACGCTACGGTGTAGACGCGGATAGCCTCATCAACCGGCTGGTCTTCGGGGTGGGAACCCGGATGGTCACCAGCTGGGGTCAGCCCGCCTTGGGCGGGGTCTACAAGCTAGTCGCCGTGTACGATGGGGGAAGCTGGAAACCCGCCATTAAAGTCTCGGAGTCCATTGAAAAGATCCTCAACCCCGGCCAGAAACGGGCCTGGCGCATCTATGACGACCGCGGGCTAGCCAGCGCCGACTACCTAACCCTAGCCGAGGAAGACCCCCGCACCGAGCCGACGATCATCCTCCGTCACCCCACCGATCCCGGCAAACAACGGCGCTTAAAGCAAAACCAATGCACCTTCGAACTCCTTCACGAAGAGGTATTCCGAGGAAAACGGCTTTTCGACCCTGTGCCGCTGGAGGTTTTACGCCAACGCCGCAAAGCCGATGTAGAGCGCCTTGACCCGGGTGTCCGCCGCTTGGTCAACCCCCACGAATACCATGTCTCACTTTCCCCAAGGCTTTGGACCCTCAAAACCCAGATGGTAGAAGGGCTAAACCCAAACCGCCTCTGA
- a CDS encoding class I SAM-dependent methyltransferase: MAVAPWLEILEKTWLEPNYRADLRTSPPDVFVDETRLDFAQLSWKELGRPYRVENYSVERKAWEAEHGREMPVLVQWQHFNRAFHSLFASDLPLRLEQTRQELRAAFAGFKLSEIGEAFEDWLQVRVWNKAHRVEDAVWDPRGKRALFEGLEVRRPSILFLGAAEGYEAMQLSAMYPGGEIVLVDYDAFCRDERFGKFPEAYPFLGYNPATGSWKTYHREDFRVDFVVEDIRNLNYGPEFDIVLSVGLLEHFPDSLKPMVVEWHRKFVKPGGYVILTTPRRQLKSKLFYRIMGRLMNYGYRELMDARQLGKYAHENGLEILRCGYIKAHNGVVARVR; this comes from the coding sequence ATGGCCGTGGCCCCCTGGTTGGAAATCTTGGAGAAAACTTGGCTCGAGCCTAACTATCGCGCCGATCTGCGAACTAGCCCGCCGGACGTGTTCGTAGACGAGACCCGGCTGGACTTTGCCCAGCTCTCCTGGAAGGAACTGGGCCGCCCTTATCGGGTAGAGAACTACTCGGTGGAGCGCAAGGCCTGGGAGGCTGAGCACGGCCGGGAAATGCCGGTGTTGGTGCAGTGGCAGCACTTCAACCGAGCCTTTCACAGCCTCTTCGCCAGCGACCTGCCCCTTAGGCTCGAGCAAACCCGTCAGGAACTCCGTGCGGCTTTCGCCGGGTTCAAGCTCTCCGAGATTGGGGAGGCCTTCGAGGACTGGCTGCAAGTGCGCGTCTGGAACAAGGCTCACCGGGTCGAGGACGCGGTGTGGGACCCGCGCGGAAAGCGGGCTTTGTTCGAGGGGCTCGAGGTCAGACGCCCTAGCATTCTGTTTTTAGGGGCCGCCGAGGGCTACGAAGCCATGCAGCTTTCGGCCATGTATCCCGGTGGCGAGATCGTGCTGGTGGACTACGACGCGTTCTGCCGCGACGAGCGCTTCGGAAAGTTCCCTGAAGCCTATCCCTTTCTGGGCTATAACCCCGCTACGGGCAGTTGGAAAACCTACCACCGCGAGGACTTCCGGGTGGATTTTGTGGTAGAGGACATCCGCAACCTGAACTACGGCCCTGAGTTCGACATTGTGCTCTCGGTGGGCCTCTTGGAGCATTTCCCGGATTCGCTAAAGCCGATGGTGGTGGAATGGCACCGTAAGTTTGTGAAGCCGGGTGGGTACGTGATCCTCACCACCCCCCGCCGTCAGCTCAAGTCCAAGCTTTTTTACCGGATAATGGGCCGGTTGATGAACTATGGCTACCGCGAACTGATGGATGCGCGGCAGCTCGGCAAGTACGCCCACGAGAACGGGCTAGAGATCCTGCGCTGTGGCTATATCAAAGCCCATAACGGGGTAGTCGCTCGAGTTCGCTAA
- the metH gene encoding methionine synthase: MPSTSADHICGPGCHHPQGQGWGVEPLTHLGYQREARAEAFPYLRALSERVLIYDGAMGTEIFKYDLSAADYGAEQYNGCPEMLNRTRPDVIEAIHKSYLEAGADVIETNTFGAFPHVLVEYGLEAEAYELAFAGAHLARRVADEHSTPDQPRFVAGSMGPGTKLISLGQISWEGLFESYRVCAQGLLDGGVDLILIETCQDILQVRCAVLAARRAMKDVGREVPIQVQVTMETTGTMLVGTDDAAALTVLEALPIDVVGFNCATGPDLMDTHVRFFCENATRWVSCLPNAGLPRNEGGRVVYDLTPAELARWQQKFVNEYGLNVVGGCCGTGPEHIRALAQALRRQPQKANRQGQFPAQVASLYQAIPLKQDTGILIVGERTNATGSKKFRELLFAEDWEGMLELAQEQVAEGAHVLDVSVAWTGRDEVRDMREVVKRFATSVQIPIMIDSTQTDVMQAALEHLGGRAILNSVNLEDGLEKFDRVASLARQHGAALVALTIDEDKEAGMAKTPERKVEIALRMYERLTQVHGIPGSSILFDLLTFPITQGDEDTRKLAMWTIEGIRRVRELLPEVGFILGISNVSFGLSPQARVVLNSVFLDECIKAGLTAAILNAGKIRPINQIPEEQYQLALDLIYDRRTFNPDGSVAHDPLFAFVDYFAKNKVERSSAADPFTGLSVEERLKKRIIEGRKVGLEADLESALQAGYTPVSLINEVLLEGMKVVGDLFGAGKMQLPFVLQAAETMKAAVRYLEPKMDRLEGVHKGTMVLATVKGDVHDIGKNLVDIILSNNGYKVVNLGIKKPIEEILAAVEEHRPQAVGMSGLLVKSTVVMKENLEYMRERGYRIPVILGGAALNRHYVENDLRQTYTTGTVYYASDAFDGLQLMDELCGHAPPKLTSRFQSGHKYKTAYEILMEKLEAGSEYVPSNIPPAARIPRPPFWGRQVVRSGVGKTLPQRAGRLETQGRFPSGRRSRTPGGELDLGVIAQYVNKNALFRGQWGFRRGEMDKAEYAHKLEREAEPIFRELLDQAMREGTLEPAVAYGFWPVASDKNKLVVFDPESGAELFAFDFPRQMGQNSRHLCIADFFRPRYADAVGDEESWIPRAAWENGARDVLGCQVVTMGRTASEYAAKLFSSDRYQDYLYWHGFSVEMAEALAEYWHKRVRQQLGIAQDDATDLQALFQQGYQGSRYSFGYPACPRLEDQRYLQDLLQWQEIGVELSEEFQLHPEQSTSAIVVHHPSAKYFNL; encoded by the coding sequence ATGCCTTCCACCTCTGCCGATCATATATGCGGCCCGGGCTGCCATCACCCTCAAGGCCAGGGCTGGGGGGTCGAACCCTTGACCCATCTGGGCTACCAGCGGGAGGCCAGGGCTGAAGCCTTCCCTTATTTACGGGCCCTCTCCGAGCGGGTCTTGATCTACGACGGAGCTATGGGTACCGAGATCTTCAAATATGACCTCAGCGCGGCTGATTATGGCGCTGAGCAATACAACGGCTGCCCGGAAATGCTGAACCGTACCCGCCCGGACGTGATCGAGGCCATCCACAAAAGCTACCTCGAGGCCGGGGCCGACGTTATCGAAACCAACACCTTTGGGGCCTTCCCCCACGTGTTGGTGGAGTATGGCCTCGAGGCTGAGGCCTATGAGCTGGCCTTTGCCGGGGCCCACCTGGCCCGAAGGGTCGCCGATGAGCATAGCACCCCCGACCAGCCGCGCTTTGTGGCAGGTTCCATGGGCCCGGGAACCAAGCTAATTTCCCTGGGGCAGATCAGCTGGGAGGGGTTGTTCGAGTCCTACCGGGTCTGTGCCCAGGGCCTCCTCGATGGCGGCGTGGACCTGATCCTGATCGAGACCTGCCAAGACATCTTGCAAGTGCGCTGCGCGGTGTTGGCGGCCCGCAGGGCGATGAAAGATGTAGGCCGCGAAGTTCCTATCCAAGTCCAAGTCACGATGGAGACCACCGGGACCATGCTAGTCGGCACCGATGACGCGGCGGCCCTGACCGTGCTGGAGGCGTTGCCCATTGACGTGGTGGGGTTCAACTGCGCTACCGGCCCTGACCTGATGGACACCCACGTCCGTTTTTTCTGCGAGAATGCCACCCGCTGGGTCTCCTGCCTGCCCAACGCGGGCCTACCCCGTAACGAAGGGGGCCGGGTGGTCTATGACCTCACCCCCGCAGAACTCGCGCGCTGGCAGCAGAAATTCGTGAATGAATATGGCCTGAACGTGGTGGGGGGGTGCTGCGGCACCGGCCCCGAGCACATTCGCGCCCTGGCTCAAGCTTTGCGCCGCCAACCGCAGAAGGCCAACCGCCAAGGGCAATTTCCCGCTCAGGTTGCCAGTCTGTACCAAGCCATCCCGCTCAAGCAGGACACCGGTATTCTCATCGTGGGGGAGCGCACCAACGCTACGGGGAGCAAGAAGTTCCGCGAGCTCTTGTTCGCTGAGGACTGGGAGGGGATGCTCGAGCTGGCCCAAGAGCAGGTGGCCGAAGGAGCCCACGTTCTCGACGTCTCCGTGGCCTGGACGGGCCGCGACGAAGTGCGCGACATGCGCGAGGTCGTGAAGCGCTTTGCTACCAGCGTGCAGATCCCCATCATGATCGACTCTACCCAGACTGACGTGATGCAAGCGGCGCTGGAGCACCTGGGGGGTCGGGCCATCCTCAACTCGGTCAACCTCGAGGATGGCCTGGAGAAGTTCGACCGGGTAGCCTCCCTCGCCCGCCAGCACGGAGCGGCCCTGGTCGCCCTCACCATCGACGAGGACAAAGAAGCGGGCATGGCCAAGACCCCTGAGCGCAAGGTGGAGATCGCCCTCAGGATGTACGAGCGCCTGACCCAAGTCCACGGCATTCCGGGTAGCTCCATCCTCTTCGACCTGCTCACCTTCCCCATCACCCAGGGCGACGAGGACACCCGCAAGCTCGCAATGTGGACCATCGAGGGTATCCGCCGGGTGCGCGAACTCTTGCCTGAGGTGGGCTTCATCCTGGGTATTTCCAACGTCTCCTTCGGGCTTTCGCCCCAGGCCCGGGTGGTCTTGAACTCGGTCTTCCTCGACGAGTGCATCAAGGCCGGGCTCACCGCAGCGATCTTAAATGCGGGAAAGATTCGCCCTATCAACCAGATCCCTGAGGAGCAATACCAACTCGCCCTCGACCTCATCTACGACCGCCGCACCTTTAACCCTGACGGCTCCGTAGCCCACGACCCCCTCTTCGCCTTCGTAGACTACTTCGCCAAGAACAAGGTGGAGCGCTCGTCCGCTGCGGATCCCTTCACCGGGCTAAGCGTAGAGGAGCGCCTGAAAAAGCGCATCATCGAGGGGCGCAAGGTAGGCCTCGAGGCCGACCTCGAATCCGCCCTGCAAGCAGGTTATACCCCGGTCTCCCTGATCAACGAGGTACTGCTGGAGGGCATGAAGGTGGTGGGCGACCTCTTCGGTGCGGGCAAGATGCAGCTCCCCTTCGTGCTGCAGGCCGCTGAGACCATGAAGGCGGCGGTGCGCTACCTGGAGCCCAAGATGGACCGGCTCGAGGGGGTGCACAAGGGCACCATGGTCCTCGCTACCGTCAAGGGCGACGTGCACGACATCGGCAAGAACCTGGTGGACATCATCCTCTCCAACAACGGTTACAAGGTGGTGAACCTGGGCATCAAGAAGCCCATCGAAGAGATTTTGGCCGCTGTGGAGGAGCACCGGCCCCAGGCGGTGGGCATGAGCGGCCTCTTGGTCAAGAGCACGGTGGTGATGAAGGAGAACCTCGAGTACATGCGCGAGCGGGGTTACCGCATCCCGGTGATTCTCGGCGGTGCGGCGCTCAACCGCCACTACGTGGAAAACGACCTGCGCCAGACCTACACCACGGGGACGGTCTACTACGCCTCCGACGCCTTCGACGGGCTGCAACTGATGGACGAACTCTGCGGTCACGCCCCGCCCAAGCTCACCAGCCGCTTTCAGAGCGGCCACAAGTACAAGACCGCCTACGAGATCCTGATGGAGAAGCTCGAGGCCGGCTCGGAGTACGTTCCCTCGAACATCCCGCCCGCGGCTCGCATCCCCCGCCCGCCCTTCTGGGGGCGCCAGGTGGTGCGCTCCGGGGTAGGGAAGACGCTGCCCCAGCGTGCGGGCAGGCTCGAGACCCAGGGCAGATTCCCTTCGGGACGGCGAAGCCGTACGCCAGGAGGCGAGCTCGACCTCGGCGTGATCGCCCAGTACGTCAACAAGAACGCCCTCTTCCGCGGCCAGTGGGGCTTCCGCCGGGGGGAGATGGACAAGGCGGAGTACGCCCACAAGCTCGAGCGCGAGGCTGAGCCGATCTTTCGCGAGCTTCTGGACCAGGCGATGCGGGAAGGAACCCTGGAGCCCGCCGTGGCCTACGGCTTCTGGCCGGTGGCCTCGGATAAGAACAAGCTCGTCGTCTTCGACCCCGAGAGCGGTGCCGAACTCTTCGCCTTCGACTTTCCTCGCCAGATGGGCCAGAATAGTCGCCACCTCTGCATCGCCGACTTCTTCCGCCCCCGCTACGCCGACGCGGTGGGCGATGAGGAGAGCTGGATACCGCGGGCCGCTTGGGAGAACGGCGCGCGCGACGTGCTGGGCTGCCAGGTGGTGACCATGGGCCGCACCGCTTCTGAGTACGCGGCGAAGCTCTTCAGCTCCGACCGCTACCAGGACTACCTTTACTGGCACGGCTTCTCGGTGGAGATGGCCGAAGCCTTGGCCGAGTACTGGCACAAGCGCGTGCGCCAGCAGCTCGGCATCGCCCAAGACGACGCCACCGACCTGCAAGCCTTGTTCCAGCAGGGCTACCAGGGCAGCCGCTACAGCTTCGGCTACCCGGCCTGCCCCAGGCTGGAAGACCAACGATACCTGCAAGACCTCTTGCAGTGGCAGGAGATCGGGGTGGAGCTTTCCGAGGAGTTTCAGCTTCACCCCGAGCAGTCCACCAGCGCGATCGTGGTGCACCACCCGTCGGCGAAGTACTTCAACCTGTAG
- the lpdA gene encoding dihydrolipoyl dehydrogenase: protein MPAHQVVVIGAGPGGYVAAIRAAQLGLDVACVEKERALGGTCLRVGCIPSKALLEASERFYAAKEGKLVGVKLGEVQLDLAAMMAHKDKVVKASTDGIDFLFKKNKVTRYLGHGRIVGPNRVVVEGPEGTTELETTYIIVATGSKVAMLPGVEVDYQTIVTSDQAIAFDRVPQSLLVIGGGVIGLELGSVWHRLGAKVTVLEYLPRILGGMDGELSKTAERIFKKQGLDIRTGMKVTRGYVKDGKGVVEVETGETFVAEKVLLAASRIPNTDGLGLESVGISLEQGRIPINAHWQTQVPNIYAIGDVVLGPMLAHKAEEEGVAVAEYIATGYGHVDYGSIPNVVYTHPEIASVGKSEEELKAEGVPYKKGSFPFSANGRARAINDTEGFVKVLAHAETDRVLGVHIIGPHAGDLIAEAAVAMAFKASAEDIGRASHAHPTLAEAVKEAALAAWDRPLHI from the coding sequence ATGCCAGCACATCAGGTTGTGGTGATTGGGGCGGGGCCGGGCGGGTATGTGGCTGCGATCCGGGCGGCCCAGCTGGGATTAGACGTAGCTTGTGTGGAGAAGGAGCGGGCTTTGGGGGGAACCTGCTTGCGGGTGGGGTGCATTCCCAGCAAGGCGCTCTTGGAGGCCTCGGAGAGGTTCTATGCCGCTAAGGAGGGCAAGCTTGTCGGGGTCAAGCTGGGCGAGGTGCAGCTCGACCTAGCAGCGATGATGGCCCATAAGGATAAGGTAGTTAAGGCCAGCACCGATGGAATAGACTTCTTGTTCAAAAAGAACAAGGTCACCCGGTACCTAGGCCACGGGCGGATTGTCGGGCCCAACCGGGTGGTGGTGGAGGGGCCGGAGGGAACGACCGAACTCGAGACTACCTATATCATCGTCGCCACGGGTTCCAAAGTCGCCATGCTGCCGGGTGTGGAGGTGGACTACCAGACCATCGTGACCTCCGATCAGGCCATCGCTTTTGACCGGGTTCCGCAGAGTTTGCTGGTGATCGGGGGCGGGGTGATCGGCCTCGAGCTGGGCTCGGTGTGGCATCGGCTGGGCGCTAAGGTGACGGTGCTCGAGTACCTCCCGCGCATCTTGGGGGGGATGGACGGTGAACTCTCCAAAACTGCCGAGCGCATCTTCAAGAAGCAAGGCCTCGATATCCGCACCGGCATGAAGGTGACCCGAGGCTACGTCAAAGACGGCAAGGGCGTGGTCGAGGTGGAGACTGGTGAGACCTTCGTGGCCGAAAAGGTGCTGCTCGCTGCGAGCCGGATTCCCAACACCGATGGCCTAGGGCTGGAAAGCGTAGGGATCTCCCTCGAGCAGGGCCGCATCCCCATCAACGCCCACTGGCAGACCCAAGTTCCTAACATCTACGCCATCGGGGACGTGGTATTGGGGCCGATGCTGGCCCACAAGGCCGAGGAGGAGGGTGTAGCGGTAGCCGAGTATATCGCCACCGGGTATGGGCACGTGGACTATGGGTCCATTCCCAACGTGGTCTATACCCATCCCGAGATCGCCTCGGTAGGAAAAAGCGAAGAGGAACTCAAAGCCGAGGGGGTGCCTTACAAAAAAGGCAGCTTTCCCTTTTCTGCGAACGGGCGGGCTCGAGCTATCAACGACACCGAAGGTTTCGTCAAGGTACTGGCCCACGCCGAAACCGACCGGGTGTTAGGGGTACACATCATCGGGCCGCACGCCGGTGACCTGATCGCCGAGGCTGCGGTGGCGATGGCCTTCAAGGCTTCCGCCGAAGATATTGGCCGGGCCTCGCACGCTCACCCAACGTTGGCCGAGGCCGTGAAGGAAGCCGCTCTGGCCGCATGGGATCGGCCGTTGCATATCTGA
- the polX gene encoding DNA polymerase/3'-5' exonuclease PolX: MKNAEISRLFQEMADMLEFLGDNPFRIRAYRQAARVLADLETPIEDLARQGPNTLEGIPGIGPDLAAKIQEYLQSGKIAAHEELARKVPAGVLEVMRIPGVGPKTAQLLWSRLGVDSLAKLRAALESKRVLELPRFGEKKRLRLLENLALAQSATQRRPLGSVLWRVRELLAAIRGLPQVEQAECCGSVRRYKETVGDLDFLVATRQGEQVLARFTQLPGIADVEAVGENRATVFLEDGLQVDLKIVPPESWGSGLQYLTGSKAHSIRLRKLALEQGLKLNEYGVWKGEKRIAGRDEESVYAALGLPFIPPPLREDWGEIEAAQAGRLPKLVELKDIRGDLQVHSTWSDGKNTLLELAQAAKALGYAYLAVTDHSQSLRIAHGVRVQQMKQRIREIREINERTGAKPYLLAGAEVEILEDGSLDYPDEVLKELEIVLVAIHSHFGQDEKTETRRILKALENPYVHILSHPTCRLIGQRKGIEADWQKVFSRAKSLGKAVEIDGHYDRLDLPDVRARQAGEMGVMISLGSDAHQIDHLRFMDLAVGTAQRAWLGPLQILNTKSLEELLGWLEGVRES; the protein is encoded by the coding sequence ATGAAAAATGCCGAGATATCCCGCTTGTTCCAGGAAATGGCTGATATGCTCGAGTTCCTGGGAGATAACCCTTTTCGCATCAGGGCCTACCGGCAAGCCGCACGGGTGCTGGCCGACCTGGAGACCCCCATCGAAGACCTGGCCCGGCAGGGGCCAAATACCTTAGAGGGAATTCCCGGTATCGGTCCCGATCTGGCCGCCAAGATCCAGGAGTATCTACAAAGCGGTAAGATCGCAGCCCATGAAGAACTCGCCAGGAAAGTACCTGCCGGGGTACTCGAGGTGATGCGGATTCCCGGTGTGGGGCCCAAGACCGCCCAGTTGCTATGGAGTAGGCTCGGAGTGGATTCGTTGGCCAAGCTGAGGGCGGCCCTGGAATCGAAGAGGGTGCTCGAGCTGCCCCGCTTTGGCGAAAAAAAACGGCTGCGCCTGCTGGAAAACCTGGCTCTGGCGCAGTCCGCCACCCAGCGGCGGCCCCTGGGTAGCGTGTTGTGGCGGGTGCGGGAGCTGCTGGCGGCGATTCGCGGCCTCCCCCAGGTGGAGCAGGCCGAGTGCTGCGGCTCGGTGCGCCGTTACAAGGAAACCGTGGGCGACCTGGATTTCCTGGTCGCCACGCGGCAAGGAGAACAAGTGCTGGCTAGGTTCACCCAGCTGCCGGGTATCGCCGATGTCGAAGCCGTAGGAGAAAACCGGGCCACGGTGTTTTTGGAGGATGGCTTGCAGGTGGACCTGAAAATCGTGCCGCCCGAGTCTTGGGGGAGCGGCCTACAATACCTCACCGGCTCTAAAGCCCACAGCATCCGGCTGCGCAAGCTAGCCCTCGAGCAAGGCTTAAAGCTCAACGAGTACGGCGTCTGGAAGGGGGAAAAACGGATCGCGGGTCGGGATGAGGAAAGCGTATACGCGGCCCTCGGCCTACCCTTCATCCCGCCCCCTTTGCGCGAGGACTGGGGGGAGATCGAGGCCGCGCAGGCTGGCAGGCTGCCCAAGCTGGTCGAGCTGAAGGACATCCGGGGGGATTTACAGGTTCATTCCACCTGGTCCGACGGGAAAAACACCCTGCTCGAGCTGGCCCAGGCCGCTAAAGCGCTGGGCTACGCATACCTCGCCGTCACCGATCACTCCCAAAGCCTGCGCATCGCCCACGGGGTTCGTGTCCAACAGATGAAACAGCGCATCCGGGAGATCCGCGAAATCAACGAAAGGACGGGCGCAAAGCCCTATCTGCTGGCTGGGGCCGAGGTGGAAATCCTCGAGGACGGCTCGCTGGACTACCCCGACGAGGTGCTCAAAGAGCTCGAGATCGTTCTCGTGGCCATCCACTCTCACTTCGGCCAGGACGAAAAGACCGAGACCCGGCGCATACTCAAGGCCCTGGAGAACCCTTACGTGCACATCCTCTCCCATCCCACCTGTCGCCTTATTGGCCAGCGCAAGGGGATCGAAGCGGACTGGCAGAAGGTCTTCTCCCGGGCCAAATCGCTGGGCAAAGCCGTAGAGATCGATGGTCACTACGACCGCCTGGATCTGCCCGACGTGCGAGCCCGACAAGCAGGAGAAATGGGGGTGATGATCTCACTGGGTAGCGATGCCCACCAGATTGACCATCTGCGCTTCATGGACCTAGCCGTGGGCACGGCTCAACGGGCCTGGTTGGGGCCGCTCCAGATCCTCAACACGAAATCACTTGAGGAGTTGCTGGGGTGGCTCGAGGGGGTTCGGGAAAGCTAG